Proteins encoded within one genomic window of Petrotoga sp. 9PWA.NaAc.5.4:
- a CDS encoding ABC transporter permease, with the protein MLKKILDFMRKNPALVGFIGLFIILSIFTDSFFNMNNIINVFRQASTIAILGFGMTLVIISGGIDLSVGSTFALSAVVMASIVKGGNVLLGICVGLLIGAVMGTFNGIVISKGKIQPFIVTLATMAIGRSLTLAYTKGIPISLFPNNFRFLGRGDVLGIPVPVLIMLGMFFLSLYILKKTKLGLYIYSIGGNEEATRLSGVNVNRYKVVIYMLSGLFSAVSAIILTARLNSAQPTFGQGYELDAIATVVLGGASLAGGKGGVLGTLFGALLLGTINNGMNLMNISPFYQDLVKGIIILLAVFLEHQD; encoded by the coding sequence ATGCTTAAAAAAATTTTAGATTTCATGAGAAAAAATCCTGCTTTGGTTGGATTCATAGGATTGTTCATTATTTTGTCTATTTTTACTGATAGTTTTTTTAACATGAATAATATAATCAATGTTTTTAGACAAGCCTCAACTATTGCTATTTTAGGTTTTGGCATGACATTAGTTATTATCAGTGGAGGTATAGATTTATCCGTCGGTTCTACATTTGCACTTAGTGCTGTGGTAATGGCTTCTATAGTAAAAGGTGGAAATGTTCTCTTGGGAATCTGTGTTGGCCTTTTGATTGGTGCAGTTATGGGAACTTTCAATGGTATTGTCATTTCAAAAGGGAAAATACAACCATTTATTGTTACTTTAGCAACAATGGCAATTGGAAGAAGTTTAACTTTGGCATATACAAAAGGTATACCGATTTCTCTATTCCCAAATAACTTTAGATTTCTCGGAAGAGGGGACGTATTAGGAATTCCTGTTCCTGTTCTAATAATGTTGGGGATGTTTTTTCTAAGCCTTTATATATTAAAAAAGACAAAGCTTGGCCTTTATATTTATTCGATAGGTGGCAACGAAGAGGCAACGAGGCTAAGCGGTGTAAATGTAAATCGTTACAAAGTAGTTATTTACATGCTTAGCGGTTTATTTTCGGCTGTAAGCGCAATTATTTTGACAGCAAGATTAAATAGCGCACAACCTACTTTTGGTCAAGGATACGAATTAGACGCTATTGCAACTGTTGTATTGGGAGGGGCAAGTTTAGCAGGTGGTAAAGGTGGAGTATTGGGAACTTTGTTCGGAGCCTTGCTTTTAGGCACAATAAATAATGGAATGAATTTAATGAATATCTCTCCATTTTATCAAGATTTAGTGAAAGGAATAATAATTCTTTTGGCTGTTTTTTTAGAACACCAAGATTAA
- the rbsB gene encoding ribose ABC transporter substrate-binding protein RbsB → MKKLLLLFALVIFSTFSFALKVGLSISTLNNPFFVDLANGARDKAKELGVELIIVDARDDSAKQLNDVEDLISQKVNIILINPTDSDAVVAAIEEANNANIPVITVDRGASGGKVLLHIASDNVAGGRMAGAFIAEQIGAKGKVIELVGIPGTSSARDRGKGFNDEIAKYPNIKVVARQTANYNRAEGLVVMENLLQAHPDVNAVFAHNDEMALGALEAIKAAGKIDDIIVVGFDATPDALESVKRGELAATIAQQPYLMGSLAVEKAVEYLQTGTIYFPVELQLVNQ, encoded by the coding sequence ATGAAAAAGTTACTTTTATTATTTGCTTTAGTCATTTTTTCAACTTTTAGTTTTGCATTGAAGGTTGGCCTATCTATTTCCACATTGAACAATCCTTTCTTCGTTGATTTAGCAAATGGTGCACGAGATAAAGCTAAAGAATTGGGAGTCGAACTAATTATAGTCGATGCCAGAGATGATTCGGCAAAGCAACTAAACGACGTTGAAGATCTGATCTCGCAAAAAGTTAATATAATTTTAATAAATCCTACAGACAGTGATGCAGTCGTAGCTGCTATAGAAGAAGCTAACAATGCAAACATACCAGTTATTACAGTGGATAGAGGTGCTAGTGGAGGAAAAGTATTATTACATATTGCGTCTGATAACGTAGCAGGCGGAAGAATGGCAGGTGCTTTTATTGCAGAACAAATTGGCGCTAAAGGAAAAGTTATTGAATTAGTCGGCATTCCTGGTACATCTTCTGCAAGAGATAGAGGAAAAGGATTTAACGATGAAATAGCTAAATATCCTAATATTAAGGTAGTAGCAAGACAAACAGCAAATTATAACAGGGCTGAAGGATTAGTAGTTATGGAAAATCTTCTTCAAGCTCATCCTGATGTTAATGCTGTTTTTGCACATAACGACGAAATGGCTTTAGGTGCTTTAGAAGCAATAAAAGCGGCTGGGAAAATAGATGATATAATAGTAGTGGGATTCGACGCTACTCCCGATGCATTAGAGTCCGTAAAAAGAGGAGAATTAGCAGCAACTATTGCACAACAACCTTATTTAATGGGTTCATTGGCTGTGGAAAAAGCTGTAGAATATTTGCAAACCGGAACTATTTATTTCCCAGTAGAATTACAATTAGTAAATCAATAA
- the rbsK gene encoding ribokinase, which translates to MIAVIGSSNMDIVFNVDHFTLPGETQKAISLDFYFGGKGANQTIAVAKLSKKPVFFCSCLGDDEYGKEISKNFENFNIEGYTIEKKELTGRAYIEVDKKGENRIILFTGANDKIDKEKIDMFLNKYQNKIDVCLLQNEIPIESVEYAISRLHEKGIKIVYDPAPVGNTNVGILEKVDFLTPNETEFRFLCEKISITFDESKMDKAVIKFKEITKVKNLIVKLGDKGCVYLDENGKTEKVSGIKVKAIDTTAAGDIFNGAFSVAYEETNDLIKSLNFANKAAAISVTRKGAQSSIPGREEVFNFSF; encoded by the coding sequence ATGATTGCTGTAATTGGTAGTAGCAATATGGACATAGTGTTTAATGTAGATCATTTCACTCTACCTGGTGAAACACAAAAAGCGATATCCTTGGATTTTTATTTTGGAGGTAAAGGAGCTAACCAAACAATAGCTGTCGCAAAGCTATCAAAAAAACCTGTGTTTTTTTGTAGCTGTTTGGGGGATGATGAATATGGAAAAGAAATATCTAAAAACTTCGAAAATTTTAACATAGAAGGCTATACTATAGAAAAAAAAGAATTAACTGGTCGAGCTTATATAGAGGTTGATAAAAAAGGTGAAAATAGAATAATACTTTTTACTGGTGCAAACGATAAAATAGATAAAGAAAAAATAGATATGTTTTTGAATAAATATCAAAATAAAATTGACGTATGCTTATTACAGAATGAAATCCCAATAGAAAGTGTAGAATACGCGATTTCAAGGTTGCATGAAAAAGGAATAAAAATTGTATATGATCCGGCACCTGTCGGTAATACCAACGTAGGTATTTTAGAAAAAGTAGATTTTTTAACACCTAATGAAACAGAGTTCAGATTCTTGTGTGAAAAAATCAGCATAACCTTTGATGAATCAAAAATGGACAAAGCTGTCATAAAATTCAAAGAAATAACTAAAGTAAAAAACTTAATAGTAAAACTTGGGGATAAAGGTTGTGTTTACCTTGATGAAAATGGAAAAACAGAAAAAGTTTCAGGTATAAAAGTAAAAGCAATAGATACAACAGCAGCTGGAGACATTTTTAATGGAGCATTTTCCGTAGCTTATGAAGAAACAAATGATTTAATAAAAAGTCTTAACTTTGCAAACAAAGCAGCAGCTATTTCTGTCACAAGAAAAGGAGCTCAATCCTCTATTCCAGGTAGAGAAGAGGTTTTTAATTTTTCGTTTTAA
- a CDS encoding MFS transporter, whose translation MIKLPSKVISLLIFSSISSSFWAIYKVVFNLFLGDIGYTNQFIGQVTSVEMLGSAILGIIIGILGDKIGKKKMLLISSMGFGILILIRSIFPYKFILLFLGFISGGVMSSRTLLLNSYIIDITDHSIRGTAFGYNFAIFMGSGVLGNFVGGYMGEYFGLKATLYITGICYAVSPIFLRKISESTGDKNISFKKVFDFSEYNKDERYIIKFYLLRTIAVAFGAGLFVNFGSVIYRDLFDMSPSLIGISLSIAQFGAAVGSALSPILSKRFGPFKYTFILNSLVIPLIIGLGFIRIPLLFIVLYALRFTFMNMTTPVETSSVLSSLPKSRITSINSLKNAANFLTRSLAATIFGVVSMLPQGYTYLFLISSVFYAIALFFMHKLFIPLKKSGILNKLYKNNS comes from the coding sequence GTGATAAAACTGCCGTCTAAAGTAATTAGTCTATTAATCTTTTCTTCTATTAGTAGTTCTTTCTGGGCAATTTATAAAGTAGTATTTAATTTATTCTTAGGGGATATAGGTTATACTAACCAATTTATAGGACAAGTAACATCTGTAGAGATGTTAGGTTCTGCAATACTGGGAATTATAATTGGCATATTGGGAGACAAAATAGGGAAGAAAAAAATGCTTTTGATTTCTTCCATGGGTTTTGGAATTTTAATTTTAATAAGAAGTATCTTTCCATATAAATTCATATTGTTATTTTTAGGTTTTATCAGCGGGGGGGTTATGAGTTCAAGAACTTTACTTTTAAACTCTTATATAATTGATATCACAGATCATTCAATCAGAGGAACCGCTTTCGGATATAACTTTGCCATTTTTATGGGTAGTGGTGTATTAGGTAACTTTGTCGGTGGTTACATGGGTGAGTATTTCGGATTAAAAGCAACTCTTTATATTACTGGAATTTGTTATGCTGTATCCCCAATATTTTTAAGAAAAATTTCAGAAAGCACAGGCGATAAGAATATTTCATTTAAAAAAGTTTTCGACTTCTCCGAATATAATAAAGATGAAAGATATATAATAAAATTTTATCTTTTGAGAACAATTGCTGTAGCTTTTGGAGCAGGATTATTTGTTAATTTTGGAAGCGTAATATATAGAGATCTTTTTGATATGTCTCCTTCTCTTATTGGAATATCTTTATCTATAGCTCAATTTGGGGCAGCGGTTGGATCCGCCTTATCTCCAATTCTTTCTAAAAGATTTGGACCTTTTAAATATACTTTCATTTTAAACAGTTTGGTTATACCTTTAATTATAGGACTGGGTTTCATACGAATCCCTTTACTTTTCATTGTGCTCTATGCTTTAAGATTTACTTTTATGAATATGACAACACCAGTCGAAACTTCTTCTGTCCTGAGTTCGCTTCCAAAAAGTCGAATAACCTCCATTAACAGTTTAAAAAATGCTGCTAATTTTTTAACAAGATCATTAGCAGCCACGATATTTGGAGTTGTAAGCATGTTACCTCAAGGTTACACTTATTTGTTTTTGATAAGTTCGGTTTTTTATGCAATAGCCCTATTTTTTATGCACAAACTTTTCATTCCATTAAAAAAGAGTGGGATTTTAAATAAATTGTACAAAAACAATTCTTAA
- the ggt gene encoding gamma-glutamyltransferase has translation MFDSLNFPYPSKRVPIYAKKGMIATSNPLASQIGVDILKKGGNAVDAAVAVAASLTVLEPTSNGIGGDAFAIVYKDGKIYGLNASGYAPRNLTVEKLKSKGYEKIPAHSWESVTVPGAPAAWATLSKEFGELPLEALLEPAIDYANEGFPVSPVTAKSWKNAFNLYKKELKEEISKAWFDVFAPEGRAPGVGEIWSSKLHAQTLESIAESSANSFYNGKLAEKIVEFSNKTGGYISKEDLEDYEPIWVEPLSVNYRGYDVWELPPNGQGIIVLMALNILKEFHFQCKEYSESYHKQIEALKLAFADGLKYITDINNMKVKIEDLLSEEYGNKRRKLIGKEALLPEAGDPYSGGTVYFATADEYGNMVSYIQSNYMGFGSGIVIPDTGISLQNRGVSFSLNEEDNNCLKPLKRPYHTIIPGFLTKDGNAIGPFGVMGGYMQPQGHLQFLMNFIDFNLNPQAALDAPRWQWIKEKEIIVEKAFPTYILETLENKGHKIKVSLNSSEFGRGQFIYRNDEGVLIGGTEPRADSNIACF, from the coding sequence ATGTTTGATAGTTTGAATTTTCCATATCCTTCTAAAAGAGTGCCAATTTATGCTAAAAAGGGAATGATTGCTACTTCTAATCCTTTGGCTTCTCAAATAGGTGTAGATATTTTAAAAAAAGGTGGAAATGCTGTTGATGCAGCTGTTGCAGTTGCTGCTTCTTTAACAGTTTTAGAACCAACTTCAAATGGAATAGGTGGAGATGCTTTTGCTATAGTATATAAAGATGGCAAAATATATGGTTTAAATGCAAGTGGCTACGCTCCAAGGAATTTGACTGTGGAAAAATTAAAATCTAAAGGTTATGAAAAGATACCAGCTCATAGTTGGGAATCAGTTACTGTACCTGGTGCTCCTGCTGCGTGGGCGACTTTATCTAAAGAGTTTGGAGAATTACCTTTAGAAGCATTATTAGAACCAGCTATAGATTATGCAAATGAGGGATTCCCTGTTTCTCCAGTAACTGCAAAGTCGTGGAAAAATGCCTTTAACCTTTATAAAAAAGAATTAAAAGAAGAAATTTCTAAAGCATGGTTTGATGTTTTTGCTCCTGAGGGTAGAGCACCAGGAGTTGGAGAAATTTGGTCGTCTAAATTACATGCTCAAACTTTGGAATCTATAGCAGAATCATCCGCGAATTCCTTTTATAATGGGAAATTGGCAGAAAAGATAGTTGAATTTTCTAACAAAACAGGAGGATATATTTCAAAAGAAGATTTAGAAGATTATGAACCTATTTGGGTTGAACCATTAAGTGTTAATTATAGAGGATACGATGTATGGGAATTACCTCCTAATGGTCAAGGAATAATAGTTTTGATGGCACTAAACATTTTAAAAGAATTTCATTTCCAATGTAAAGAATATTCAGAGAGTTATCATAAGCAGATAGAAGCATTAAAGTTAGCATTCGCCGATGGTTTAAAATACATAACAGATATAAACAATATGAAGGTTAAAATAGAGGATTTGTTATCAGAAGAATACGGTAACAAAAGAAGAAAACTTATAGGAAAAGAAGCCTTGTTACCTGAAGCGGGGGATCCATATTCTGGTGGAACGGTATACTTTGCTACAGCCGATGAATACGGTAATATGGTTTCATACATACAGAGTAATTACATGGGATTTGGTTCTGGAATAGTCATTCCTGATACCGGAATAAGTTTGCAAAACAGAGGTGTGAGTTTCTCGCTAAATGAAGAAGACAATAATTGTCTGAAGCCTTTAAAAAGACCTTATCATACTATTATTCCTGGTTTTCTAACAAAAGATGGAAATGCAATAGGGCCTTTTGGAGTGATGGGAGGGTACATGCAACCACAAGGTCACTTACAATTCCTTATGAATTTTATCGATTTTAATTTAAATCCACAAGCGGCTTTAGATGCACCAAGATGGCAATGGATAAAAGAAAAAGAGATTATAGTAGAGAAGGCATTTCCTACATATATTCTTGAAACGTTAGAAAATAAAGGTCATAAAATAAAAGTATCATTAAATTCTTCCGAATTTGGAAGAGGACAATTTATTTATAGAAACGATGAAGGAGTTCTTATAGGTGGAACTGAGCCACGAGCAGATAGTAATATCGCATGCTTTTAA
- a CDS encoding N-acetyltransferase — MKLQLMIEEEFEIYKNKMYIEYAKVLAENLLLPYQEALARAQEQIDTICDEDEKKGKNYAFNIINETGEYVGRLWIFINKNKKHTFIYDIRIFPKYQAQGYAKRTLSELENLIKEKNMKSIILNVFGNNKVALELYKKLGFKEKYVSLIKSYQKPRIITLPRYLIFLQKLFINSGYKIVAIEMKKKI, encoded by the coding sequence GTGAAACTCCAACTGATGATAGAAGAAGAATTTGAAATATATAAAAATAAGATGTATATAGAATATGCAAAGGTTTTAGCAGAAAATCTACTGCTACCCTATCAAGAAGCATTAGCTCGAGCACAAGAACAAATAGATACGATTTGCGATGAAGATGAGAAAAAAGGGAAGAATTATGCTTTTAATATAATAAACGAAACCGGGGAATATGTTGGTCGTTTATGGATTTTTATAAATAAGAATAAAAAGCACACATTTATATATGATATAAGAATATTTCCAAAATATCAAGCACAAGGTTACGCAAAAAGGACATTATCTGAGTTAGAAAACTTAATAAAAGAGAAGAATATGAAATCAATTATTTTAAATGTATTTGGTAATAATAAAGTGGCACTTGAATTGTATAAGAAATTAGGGTTCAAAGAAAAATATGTCAGTTTGATCAAAAGTTACCAAAAACCAAGGATAATCACTTTACCAAGATATTTAATATTTTTACAAAAATTATTTATAAATTCAGGTTATAAAATAGTAGCCATAGAAATGAAAAAGAAAATATAA